One segment of Toxotes jaculatrix isolate fToxJac2 chromosome 8, fToxJac2.pri, whole genome shotgun sequence DNA contains the following:
- the rpp38 gene encoding ribonuclease P protein subunit p38: MSTPGKPVKKEIKRQIPAKTSFTSPFTPTWSPLPQEDMHFILKTLKDKLTSMGLEKKEVKVFRPWRKKKDQKPAATTSEPVPQVQDSPKNGWTDVAARRQLAIGINEVTKALERNELKLVLVCKSVKPKHMTSHLIALSATRGVPACQVPRLSLSVSEPLGLKSVLALGFRRCASKDEEVFTDTVNAIKPKVPSLDVAWLKGAATSVIPDDSADVEEEEEAEAGQKRGRKRKLASEPVEVTQSPSSCTLQPLKVKKIVANPTKKRKTKVKT; the protein is encoded by the coding sequence ATGTCCACTCCAGGAAAGCCGGTTAAAAAGGAAATCAAAAGGCAGATTCCAGCCAAGACCTCCTTCACCTCACCCTTCACCCCAACATGGAGTCCACTCCCCCAAGAAGACATGCATTTCATCCTGAAAACCCTGAAGGACAAGCTGACCTCCATGGGTCTTGAGAAGAAAGAGGTGAAAGTGTTTCGCCcgtggaggaaaaagaaagaccaGAAACCTGCTGCCACCACATCAGAACCTGTTCCCCAGGTGCAGGATTCTCCTAAAAACGGCTGGACAGATGTGGCAGCCAGGCGACAGCTGGCCATTGGCATCAACGAGGTCACCAAGGCTCTGGAGAGAAATGAGCTCAAGCTGGTGCTGGTGTGTAAGTCTGTCAAACCCAAACACATGACGAGTCACCTGATAGCCCTGAGTGCAACAAGAGGCGTGCCAGCATGCCAGGTGCCTCGTCTGAGCCTGAGCGTGTCCGAGCCGCTGGGGCTGAAAAGTGTCCTAGCACTGGGATTCAGACGCTGTGCCTCcaaggatgaggaggtgttcactgacactgttaATGCCATTAAGCCCAAAGTGCCTTCACTGGATGTTGCATGGCTAAAAGGTGCAGCAACCAGTGTAATACCTGATGACTCTGCTgacgtggaggaggaggaggaggcagaggcgGGACAGAAGAGAGGCCGGAAAAGGAAACTGGCGAGTGAACCTGTGGAGGTCACAcagtctccctcctcctgcactCTGCAGCCTCTCAAAGTGAAGAAAATAGTAGCTAACcctacaaagaaaagaaaaacaaaggttaAGACATAG
- the nmt2 gene encoding glycylpeptide N-tetradecanoyltransferase 2, giving the protein MMAEDSESAASQQSLELDDQDTCGIDGDNEEENEHMQGSPGGDLGAKRKKKKQKRKKEKPSSGGAKSDSASDSQEIKNPGLPIQKLQDIQRAMELLSCQGPAKSIDEAAKHKYQFWDTQPVPKLNEVVTSHGPIEADKENIRQEPYSLPQGFMWDTLDLSSADVLKELYTLLNENYVEDDDNMFRFDYSPSFLKWALRPPGWLPQWHCGVRVSSNKKLVGFISAIPADIRIYDTLKRMVEINFLCVHKKLRSKRVAPVLIREITRRVNLEGIFQAVYTAGVVLPKPVSTCRYWHRSLNPRKLVEVKFSHLSRNMTLQRTMKLYRLPDSTKTPGLRLMERRDIRQVTELLQKYLRRFQLAPSMGEEEVAHWFLPQDNIIDTYVVEGAGGVLTDFTSFYTLPSTVMHHPLHRSLKAAYSFYNVHTQTPLLDLMNDALILAKLKGFDVFNALDLMENKVFLEKLKFGIGDGNLQYYLYNWKCPPMDPDKVGLVLQ; this is encoded by the exons atgatggCGGAGGACAGTGAATCCGCGGCCAGTCAGCAGAGCCTGGAGCTAGACGACCAGGACACCTGCGGGATAGACGGAGACAACGAGGAGGAGAATGAGCATATGCAGGG GAGTCCAGGTGGAGATTTGGGGGccaagaggaagaagaagaagcagaagaggaagaaagagaagccaAGCTCGGGGGGAGCCAAgtctgactctgcctctgactCTCAGGAGATCAAG AACCCTGGCTTGCCCATTCAAAAGCTGCAGGATATCCAAAGAGCCATGGAGCTGCTGTCCTGCCAGGGTCCTGCAAAGAGCATCGACGAGGCAGCCAAGCACAAGTACCAATTCTGGGACACTCAGCCTGTGCCGAAGCTAA ATGAAGTTGTGACGAGTCACGGGCCGATTGAAGCtgacaaagaaaacatcagaCAGGAGCCATATTCCTTACCTCAAGGCTTTATGTGGGACACTTTGGATCTCAGCAGTGCAGATGTA cTGAAAGAGCTGTACACACTGTTAAATGAAAACTATGTGGAGGACGATGATAACATGTTCAGATTTGATTATTCACCAAGTTTTCTCAAATG GGCTCTGCGTCCACCTGGCTGGTTACCCCAATGGCACTGTGGAGTGAGAGTGTCCTCAAATAAGAAGCTTGTTGGCTTCATCAGTGCCATCCCTGCAGATATACGCATCTATGACAC GCTGAAGAGGATGGTAGAAATCAACTTTCTGTGTGTCCATAAGAAGCTGCGTTCAAAGCGTGTTGCTCCTGTGCTAATAAGGGAGATCACACGAAGGGTGAACTTAGAAGGAATATTTCAGGCAGTATACACAGCCGGAGTGGTACTTCCTAAACCTGTGTCTACATGCAG GTATTGGCATCGTTCTTTGAATCCCAGAAAGCTTGTGGAAGTTAAATTCTCCCACCTGAGCAGAAACATGACCCTGCAGAGAACCATGAAACTCTACAGACTACCAGAT AGCACCAAGACTCCAGGTCTGCGGCTGATGGAGAGGCGTGACATCCGCCAGGTCACCGAGCTGCTACAAAAATACCTGAGACGTTTCCAGCTGGCACCCTCTatgggagaggaggaagtggctCACTGGTTTTTGCCACAGGACAACATAATTGACACATATGTAGTAGAG GGTGCTGGTGGTGTGCTGACAGATTTCACTAGTTTCTACACTCTGCCCTCAACTGTGATGCATCACCCTCTCCATAGGAGCCTGAAGGCTGCTTACTCTTTTTACAACGTTCATACACAAACTCCGCTACTGGACTTAATGAATGATGCACTGATCCTGGCTAAACTG aAAGGTTTTGATGTGTTCAATGCCTTGGATCTAATGGAGAATAAGGTGTTCCTGGAGAAGCTCAAGTTTGGCATAGGAGATGGAAATCTGCAGTATTACCTCTACAACTGGAAGTGTCCACCCATGGACCCTGATAAG GTTGGCCTCGTCCTTCAGTAG
- the fam171a1 gene encoding protein FAM171A1: MMRAVDWRRTAAIVLCLFGYLVSRAVAKTLPEDTATEEVTLKVHLSDASTHQPLGGATIQLFTNHTSVTTETSSADGNTYLRFPYRLGTLLVVTATKQGYVPNSVPWTPSRLPVFSSISLDLLPERAATLMVYEDVVEIVSGLQGLRRQPSVHFQRRALSLPSNTSYANLTALLTVASSPSHIQHFPHLQVLSGNNTGTEKKFELTPVAAISVHLLASDGVELQVNEPITVTVPLPADSGLKENDHIPAWRFDPHLGAWIKSSWGHVQREGNQLSLTYIAPQLGYWVAAMSPLHSGPVVAKDISMYHTVFLLAILGGMALILLCLLCLLLYYCRRRCLKPRGSHRKLTLSSGLDSSKRDQATSMSHLNLISNEVQLELVSTATEPDMTTPMLKPSSYEHHDNQRQHSLIHHSKHSRSSLGNNSHHGSSLGNLTPRSRDYRQSAETFQLKAALSSGTDRGYRQSYTSICSSSNQISDALSSANHGQASANQLSSVGIADCMSPSSPPHTPSRGDGGECRAPDYLLSRSVDHLERPSPPSLSRAGQLLCCGSVDLLSGGEGYPRVRPTLVIPAHYMRLPGEHPLSGQALLLQTDQQSDLETIQAELNASHSQQPLGQTPTNCSPGSTKQGDGEGRGLPESLSIPAALGETALVEINSEDTLLAEKTLMELRGGKPLPHPRAWFVSLDGRSNAHIRHSYIDLQRAGCQSNTPGAEGKQGNVSGGRHGNGNDASLDSGVDLNEPRVGRRGRDTEREERETEKDRSKGTTPAMAYTQLVYVDDLDQGGSEEETLKCSPQDSKTGPILSNKAESQRGDQGQGDVEGKRVEGVRIQEEPPSLSSPSPASPPSLPTPEGVTFRTEHALLSVSPDDDAAQEDGEEEKKSPWQRREERPLLAFNLK, from the exons AGGTGACTCTGAAGGTTCACCTGAGCGATGCCAGCACTCACCAGCCCCTCGGAGGAGCCACCATACAGCTCTTCACCAACCACACGTCTGTAACCACGGAAACCTCATCGGCTGATGGCAACACCTACCTGCGTTTCCCCTACCGTCTTGGGACACTGCTAGTTGTCACCGCAACCAAACAGGGATATGTGCCAAATTCTGTGCCCTGGACTCCCTCCAGATTACctg TGTTTTCTTCCATCAGCCTGGACCTGCTGCCCGAGAGAGCTGCTACTCTGATGGTGTATGAAGACGTTGTGGAGATTGTCTCAGGCTTACAAG GTCTCCGACGTCAGCCCAGTGTTCATTTCCAGCGCAGAGCTCTGAGTCTTCCTTCCAACACTTCCTATGCCAACCTGACTGCTCTACTCACCGTGGCCAGCTCCCCCTCGCACATTCAGCACTTTCCCCACCTGCAGGTCCTCAGCGGTAACAACACAG GCACTGAGAAGAAGTTTGAATTGACTCCTGTAGCAGCCATTTCTGTTCATCTACTGGCCAGCGACGGTGTGGAGCTGCAGGTGAATGAGCCAATCACAGTGACCGTACCGCTGCCGGCTGACAGCGGCCTGAAGGAAAATGATCACATCCCTGCTTGGAGATTTGATCCGCACCTTG gcgcCTGGATAAAGAGCAGTTGGGGTCATGTGCAGAGGGAAGGCAACCAGCTCAGTTTGACCTACATCGCTCCTCAGCTGGGTTATTGGGTGGCCGCCATGTCCCCACTGCATTCAG GTCCAGTGGTTGCAAAGGATATCAGCATGTACCACACTGTGTTTCTATTGGCCATACTTGGAGGCATGGCTCTCATCCTGCTCTGCCTGCTTTGCCTCCTGTTGTACTACTGCAG GCGTCGTTGTCTGAAGCCTCGAGGGTCTCACCGCAAGCTCACACTGTCCTCTGGTCTGGACAGCAGCAAGAGGGACCAAGCCACCTCCATGTCCCACTTGAACCTCATCAGCAACGAG gtGCAGCTTGAACTTGTTTCCACGGCAACTGAGCCTGACATGACCACACCGATGCTGAAGCCTTCATCATATGAGCACCACGACAATCAGCGTCAGCACAGCCTAATccatcacagcaaacacagccgATCCTCTCTCGGCAACAACAGCCACCACGGCTCATCTCTTGGCAATCTGACGCCTCGCAGCAGAGACTACCGACAGTCTGCGGAGACGTTCCAATTAAAGGCTGCACTTTCGTCTGGAACAGACCGGGGCTACCGTCAATCATACACCTCCATCTGCTCATCCAGCAACCAGATTTCAGATGCACTATCATCAGCCAATCATGGTCAGGCGTCAGCTAACCAGCTGAGCAGTGTCGGGATCGCTGATTGCATGtccccttcctctccccctcACACCCCAAGTAGAGGGGATGGAGGTGagtgcagggctcctgactacCTTCTGTCCCGGTCTGTGGACCACCTGGAGCGCCCTAGTCCCCCGTCACTCTCCCGGGCGggccagctgctctgctgtggctctgtggaCCTGCTGAGCGGGGGAGAAGGTTACCCGAGGGTGCGCCCCACACTTGTGATCCCAGCCCACTACATGCGCCTGCCTGGGGAACACCCTCTGTCTGGTCAGGCCCTCCTGCTACAGACTGACCAACAAAGTGACCTGGAGACCATCCAGGCTGAGCTCAATGCATCACATTCCCAGCAGCCCCTGGGGCAAACTCCTACAAACTGCTCCCCAGGTTCCACCAAGCAGGGTGACGGAGAGGGTCGCGGCCTGCCAGAGTCTCTGTCGATTCCAGCAGCTCTTGGGGAAACAGCTCTAGTGGAAATAAACAGTGAGGACACCTTGTTGGCTGAAAAGACTTTAATGGAGCTCAGAGGGGGGAAGCCTCTCCCTCACCCACGAGCCTGGTTTGTCTCACTGGATGGACGCTCCAACGCTCACATTCGCCACTCATACATCGACCTGCAGAGGGCGGGGTGCCAAAGCAACACGCCAGGTGCAGAGGGTAAGCAGGGTAATGTTAGCGGAGGAAGGCATGGCAACGGCAACGATGCCAGTCTGGACTCTGGTGTGGACCTGAACGAGCCAAGAGTGGGGCGGAGGGGGAGAGACACAGAGcgagaggaaagagagactgagaaggACAGGTCGAAAGGCACAACACCAGCCATGGCCTACACCCAGCTGGTGTATGTGGATGATTTGGATCAGGGAGGCAGCGAGGAGGAGACACTCAAGTGCAGTCCTCAGGATAGCAAAACCGGACCTATCCTGTCCAACAAAGCAGAGAGTCAAAGAGGGGATCAGGGGCAGGGGGATGTGGAGGGTAAAAGAGTAGAGGGGGTACGAATACAAGAGGAACCCCCCTCACTGTCCTCTCCATCCcctgcttctcctccctccctgccgaCACCAGAGGGAGTGACTTTCAGGACTGAACATGCGCTGCTGTCAGTCTCTCCAGATGATGATGCAGcacaggaggatggagaggaggagaagaagagtccctggcagaggagagaggagcgaCCCCTGCTGGCCTTCAATCTGAAATGA